The Desulfofundulus luciae genome contains the following window.
GGTGCGAAAATTGCCAGAGAGGGTACACATCCCAGTGCACCCAGATGCTGGGCGGCTGGAGATTCGCCAACACCAAAGATGGAAGCATGGCCGAGTATTTCCACGTTAATGATGCTGAAGCGAACCTGGTACCCATCCCGGATTCTGTGTCTGATGAAGCGGCCCTGTACACCACCGATATGATGTCTACCGGTTTTATGGGGGCAGAGCACGCCAACATTCCCCTGGGTGGAACAGTGGCAATATTCGGTCAGGGGCCGGTAGGTTTAATGGCCACGGCTGGAAGCCGGTTGCTGGGAGCCGGCCTCATCATTGCAGTGGAAACAGTACCCAAACGGCAGGAATTGGCCAGACATTTCGGAGCCGATGTGGTGGTGGACTTTGCCAAAGTAGACCCCGTGGAAGAAATTCTGCGGCTCACCGACGGCCAGGGAGTGGACTCGGCCATTGAAGCCCTTGGGGCACAGGAAACCTTTGAGAATTGCATCAAAGTAACCAGGCCGGGCGGCACCATCTCCAATATCGGGTATCACGGGGAAGGAGATTATATTAAAATCCCCCGCCTGGCCTGGGGAGTGGGCATGAGCGACAAGACCATTCGCACCGGCCTCTGCCCGGGCGGCAAGGAAAGGATGAAGAGGCTCCTGCGCCTCATAGAAACGGGCAGGATAGATCCCACGCCCTTAACCACCCACCGCTTTAAATTCGAAGAGGTGGAAAAGGCTTTCCATCTGATGGCCACAAAAGAAGACGGTATAATCAAGCCTTTGATCCTGTTCTAAGCCAGGGTCCAACATCAAAAAAACCATGACCGGACTTCAAGCCACCCTTCCTCCTGCGGAGGAATGAGGTGGTTTTTTTGTGCTTTTGGAGTACCGCTGGCACTATTTTTCCAACAACTAAGGATATGCTTCTAACAATTTAGCTTGAGTAGCACATCCATATTTTTATTTGATGTACGGTTAAATTGACCGGCCAAAAGCGGCCAAAGTGTGTGTTTTACCGGGAGAGGACGTTAGCATGCAGCTTGCTTACCAGTTCAAAATACCGGAAATTATTTTCGGAAGGGGCTCCATCCGGCAGGTGGGTATTTGTGCCCGGCGAATGGGAGCGGAAAAGGTGTTTCTGGTAACCGACCCCGGCATCATAAAAGCAGGGTGGGTAGACGCCGCCTTGCTATTTTTGAAAAGCGAAGGAATAAAATACGAGGTGTGGCAGGGAGTCACTCCCAATCCCAGGGACTACGAGGTAGAGGGAGCCACCTGCGCTTACAAGGAGTCCAAGTGTGATGTCATCATGGCCATTGGAGGGGGCAGCCCGATTGACTTAGCCAAAGCAGTGGCCGTGATGGCCACTCACCCCGGAACCATTCATGATTACGAAGGAGTGGATAAGAT
Protein-coding sequences here:
- a CDS encoding NAD(P)-dependent alcohol dehydrogenase, which gives rise to MAKTMKAFVMHGIGRVGLIEKPVPQDPGPNDAIIKTTAALICTSDVHTVHGAIGERKDLTLGHEAVGIIYKLGKAVKGLKEGDRVVVNAITPCYRCENCQRGYTSQCTQMLGGWRFANTKDGSMAEYFHVNDAEANLVPIPDSVSDEAALYTTDMMSTGFMGAEHANIPLGGTVAIFGQGPVGLMATAGSRLLGAGLIIAVETVPKRQELARHFGADVVVDFAKVDPVEEILRLTDGQGVDSAIEALGAQETFENCIKVTRPGGTISNIGYHGEGDYIKIPRLAWGVGMSDKTIRTGLCPGGKERMKRLLRLIETGRIDPTPLTTHRFKFEEVEKAFHLMATKEDGIIKPLILF